A stretch of Phragmites australis chromosome 12, lpPhrAust1.1, whole genome shotgun sequence DNA encodes these proteins:
- the LOC133886515 gene encoding WD repeat-containing protein VIP3-like produces PSQGNALAAAGGGSGSVKLWDTEKWQPIASLAVPRPEGAHPDKTGSGKFVLSVAWSPDGKLLACGSMDGTIAVYDAVRMKFLHHLEGHHMPVRSMVFSPVDPHVLFTASDDCHIHIYDAKEKSLIGAMSGHASWVLSIDVSPDGMAVVTGSSDRTVRLWDINTRTSVQTMSNHSDQVWAVAFRPPGGMGVRAGRLASVSDDKSISLYDYS; encoded by the coding sequence CCTTCCCAGGGTAATGCTCTGGCTGCCGCTGGTGGTGGCAGTGGGTCAGTGAAGCTCTGGGACACGGAGAAGTGGCAGCCAATTGCCAGTCTCGCTGTCCCACGTCCGGAGGGAGCTCACCCAGATAAAACAGGCAGCGGCAAGTTTGTCCTATCTGTTGCCTGGAGCCCTGATGGAAAGCTGTTAGCTTGTGGATCCATGGATGGCACCATTGCTGTGTATGACGCAGTCCGCATGAAGTTCCTCCACCACCTGGAGGGCCACCACATGCCAGTGAGGTCCATGGTGTTCTCCCCTGTGGACCCCCACGTGCTCTTCACTGCCAGTGACGACTGCCACATCCACATCTACGATGCCAAGGAGAAGAGCCTCATTGGGGCCATGTCTGGGCACGCGAGCTGGGTGCTGAGCATCGACGTGAGCCCGGATGGCATGGCGGTAGTGACAGGCTCTAGCGACCGCACGGTCCGGCTTTGGGACATCAACACAAGGACGTCAGTGCAGACGATGAGCAACCACTCAGACCAGGTCTGGGCTGTGGCCTTCCGACCACCGGGAGGGATGGGAGTCCGCGCAGGCCGGCTTGCTAGCGTGTCAGATGACAAGAGTATTTCCCTCTACGATTACTCATAG